From the genome of Blautia hydrogenotrophica DSM 10507:
CAATCATCTGATCAGTGTATGTATCGGAATTTTGACAGGAGTGACGGCATCAGCGATTTATGCATACTTTGCAGTGGTTTTGGGCGCAGATCAGGTAATTTGTGGACTCGGCTCAAATTTTGTGATGCTAGGTCTGACGAGTTCACTTCAGAAACTGCTATGGGGAGTGACAGGGATACCGAGAATACGGGGAATGAACCCGGTGGCGATTCCAGGACTGTCTGAGATTCCCTTTATTGGACCGATGCTTTTTGAACAGCCAGTACTCACCTATCTGGCCTATATTCTGATTCCAGCAGCCTGGTGGGTAATGTTCAAGAGCCGCTGGGGTCTGAACCTACGGTCAGTGGGTGAAAATCCAAGCTGTGCGGACACTCTAGGAATCAATGTCAGAAAGACGAAAATTCTGGGTGTTTTGACCAGTGGAGCCTTCTGTGGACTGAGCGGTGCGGTACTGTCTCTGTCACAAGTTCAAAGCTTTGTGGAGAATATCTCTGGTGGACGTGGATGGCTGGGGCTAATCGCAGCTACATTTGGAGGCTGGAATCCATTGGGGGCAGCCGGTGCCGGAGTGATTTTCGGAGCGGCGGAATCTTTACAGCTTCGTTTACAGATTATGAGTACCATCAATATCTCATCCTATGTGATCTTAATGATTCCCTATCTGGTGGCACTGCTGTTTATCCTGTTTATCGGAAAATCGCGGAGACATCCGGAGGCTATGGGAAAACATTATAAGAAACAGTAAATGATATTGCCTGTGGGCAAAGAAAGGGAGGAAGGAAGTATGAAGAAAAGAATCCTGGCGTTGGTGATGGCAGTGGGAATGACCGTGGGATTGTTAGCAGGCTGTGGAGGTAATTCCGGAAGTTCTGACAAGGAAGCTGCGCAGACGGCTACAGAGGAAGGAAAGTCAGACTCAGAGGTAAAGCCGGCTTTGTTGCTGAGCGGTAGCGCCAACGATCATAGCTGGAACCAATTCGGCTATGAGGCTTTGATGAAGGTAAAAGAGGAGCTGGGAGTGGAAGTCACCTACTCGGAGAATGTCACTACAGTGGACCAGCTGCAGGCAATCCGAGACTATGCTTCCAAGGGGTACAATCCGATCATTGGCCACGGTGGTGCCTTTGAGGATGACATGATTAAAGTTGGCGAGGAATTTCCTGACACTCAGTTTATCGTGGTAGCCGGGGGAACCGGGGCAGAACCTAATGTATTGTCTGTGGACAATGCGCCCTGGCAGTATGGGTATTCCTATGGCTGGATGGCAGCGAAAATTACCAAGTCTAATAAAATTGGATTTATCACAGGCATGGAAGGTGTGTCCACGATGAATAACCTGGTGGGAAGCTGGAGAGACGGAGCAAAATCAGCGAACCCGGATGTGGAGACTTCTGTGGTATATATCAGTGACATGGGAGACGTGGCAAAAGCCAGAGAAGCGGCGCTATCACTGAAAGCGGCTGGCTGCGATGTGATCATGCATGAGCTGAATGCAGGAATGCAGGGTGTGATTGACGTGTGCAAGGAAAACAATATTTATACGCTGGGAAGAAGCGAGTCTGATAAAGAGTATGCTCCAGATCAGCTTTTGACTTATACGGAATTTGACTGGGCACCCAAATATGTGGATTTGGTGAAGAAGACCATGGACGGTGAGTTGTCAGGCGGTACTTATTTCTACGGTTTCCATACACCAGAGGCACCAGGATTTGTGTTCCATTATGATGAGGAACATTCTTGGAATCCGGAAGTAGTCTCCGATGAGCTGCTGGAAGAATTTAAGACAGAAGTAGAAGAGATGTTCGTGGAGAGTCCAGACCGCACGTACACTGCGGAGGACGCAGCAGGAGGTACCAAGTAAAGAGTAAAGACGGTCATAATCTCGTTACTCCTTGAGAGATTTTGATATCTGCGGGCAAAAGCTTTGCCCGCAGATCCCCGAGAGTATTTGAGAGAGGGGAAGGAGGACAGGAAATGTCTCTGTCTGTACAGCAGATGGAGGCGAGAGATGAATGAAGAAGAAAATTTTTGCGTTGATTTTTGCGATAGGAATAACAGGGAGCATGCTTTCTGGCTGTGGCAGGAATTTGGACAGTTCAGATACTGAGACAGCACAGACAGCGACCGAAGAAAAAGAGCTCTCTTCAGATATAAAGCCGGCCTTGTTGCTGAGCGGCAGCTCCAATGACCATAGCTGGAATCAATTTGGCTATGAGGCATTGATGAGGGTAAAGGAGGAATTGGGAATAGAAGTTACCTATTCCGAGAACGTGACCACCACAGATCAGTTGCAGGCGATCAGGGATTATGCATCCAAAGGACACAATCCGATTATTGGACATGGCGGACAGTTTGAGGACGACATGATAAAAGTCAGTGAAGAGTTTCCAGATACGCAGTTCTATGTGATCTGCGGAGGAACAGGAGCGAAACCGAATGTACTGTCTGTGGATAATGCCCCCTGGCAGTATGGGTATGCCTATGGCTGGATGTCGGCCAAGATCACGAAGACTGGTAAGATCGGCTTTATCACAGGGATGGAGGGCGTATCCGTCATGAATAAT
Proteins encoded in this window:
- a CDS encoding ABC transporter permease, translating into MDISVLVEYLNSTIRISVPIILIAVGVCYSEKSGVYAMGSEGFMLISAFTSVVMMIGTDNHLISVCIGILTGVTASAIYAYFAVVLGADQVICGLGSNFVMLGLTSSLQKLLWGVTGIPRIRGMNPVAIPGLSEIPFIGPMLFEQPVLTYLAYILIPAAWWVMFKSRWGLNLRSVGENPSCADTLGINVRKTKILGVLTSGAFCGLSGAVLSLSQVQSFVENISGGRGWLGLIAATFGGWNPLGAAGAGVIFGAAESLQLRLQIMSTINISSYVILMIPYLVALLFILFIGKSRRHPEAMGKHYKKQ
- a CDS encoding BMP family protein, with the translated sequence MKKRILALVMAVGMTVGLLAGCGGNSGSSDKEAAQTATEEGKSDSEVKPALLLSGSANDHSWNQFGYEALMKVKEELGVEVTYSENVTTVDQLQAIRDYASKGYNPIIGHGGAFEDDMIKVGEEFPDTQFIVVAGGTGAEPNVLSVDNAPWQYGYSYGWMAAKITKSNKIGFITGMEGVSTMNNLVGSWRDGAKSANPDVETSVVYISDMGDVAKAREAALSLKAAGCDVIMHELNAGMQGVIDVCKENNIYTLGRSESDKEYAPDQLLTYTEFDWAPKYVDLVKKTMDGELSGGTYFYGFHTPEAPGFVFHYDEEHSWNPEVVSDELLEEFKTEVEEMFVESPDRTYTAEDAAGGTK
- a CDS encoding BMP family protein, with product MKKKIFALIFAIGITGSMLSGCGRNLDSSDTETAQTATEEKELSSDIKPALLLSGSSNDHSWNQFGYEALMRVKEELGIEVTYSENVTTTDQLQAIRDYASKGHNPIIGHGGQFEDDMIKVSEEFPDTQFYVICGGTGAKPNVLSVDNAPWQYGYAYGWMSAKITKTGKIGFITGMEGVSVMNNLVGSWRDGAKTVNPEVETSVVYISDMGDVAKAREAALSLQAAGCDVIMHELNAGMQGVIDVCKESGICVLGRSEADKEYAPDQILTYTEYNWDTKYVDLVKRTMNGDLQGGTYFYGFHTPEGSGFQFHYDENQEWNPRFVSEELLGEFQTEVVDMFVKEPERSYTVEDAAAGTK